From a single Pieris napi chromosome 7, ilPieNapi1.2, whole genome shotgun sequence genomic region:
- the LOC125051143 gene encoding axin isoform X1, with protein MSMVVSRHAECGWEQGLCAMSHTPGGGHPQGWEHKLADRSSLPPAPGEEKTKSQSKHVFTQPHIPKTSAMWWREETEGSSGSSARSPASPPYVRWARALHFLLEDAEGVRLFRKFVCGAGGLHVDRLNFYFAVHGLRQETEPSKIRQVVSAIYKFLRKSQLTMPEALKSQVKQALKDGASIEKTIFDEMEQEVTRAITETTYQSFLRSEAYVSYVSAATQPLSSPDASPPQHREMSVCGLATLHEGQELSGASANTSSSTSARLTHDALLATQSRRLHSDVAPHRHKRSVYSAHVSYAGYTPTSRQDSERGSLSSGRTDSDAVSLSGSSVDGMSVRGPRDSRESRHRQRLYGMDRQAVINKEQDTAMMIPRTQRVQSEQLRVLPPAEFAPLLIEKLERVRRDRENKERLERRLAEGEGDETSSQVLPPQLVAAAIREKLQPDDDNDQDILDQHVSRVWSERTPGGSPPGGRRARRHNRRAPSCLSADSGHYDEPPHLATRRSFSKKTVTELTDSGVSVVSEGGVSGLSAASEPRILLWIAEGERGERRATSADRHRRQTRGGGSKSSSTSGGVEQTVVVAHFLDESVPYRFKVPACPLTLKTFKEYLPRKGNYRYFFKTECADLDNTVIQEEVSCDNETLPMFEGKVMARVKAIE; from the exons ATGAGTATG GTGGTATCTCGCCATGCAGAGTGCGGGTGGGAGCAGGGCCTGTGCGCCATGAGCCATACTCCTGGAGGCGGCCACCCGCAAG GTTGGGAGCACAAGCTTGCAGACCGGTCGTCGCTGCCGCCAGCACCGGGGGAGGAGAAAACAAAATCTCAATCCAAACATGTGTTCACACAGCCCCATATCCCTAA AACGAGCGCTATGTGGTGGCGCGAAGAGACGGAAGGTTCGTCGGGCAGCAGCGCACGCTCGCCCGCCTCACCTCCCTATGTACGTTGGGCTAGAGCCCTGCATTTCCTGCTCGAG GATGCAGAGGGCGTGCGTCTGTTCCGTAAGTTCGTGTGCGGAGCCGGCGGATTGCACGTCGATCGGCTCAACTTTTACTTCGCCGTACACGGCTTGCGACAGGAGACCGAACCGTCCAAGATCCGGCAAGTCGTGTCGGCTATATACAA attccTGCGGAAGTCTCAGCTAACGATGCCGGAAGCGCTGAAGTCGCAGGTGAAGCAGGCGCTCAAAGATGGCGCATCCATCGAGAAGACTATCTTCGATGAAATGGAGCAAGAG GTGACGCGCGCCATAACTGAAACGACGTACCAATCGTTCCTCCGTTCGGAGGCTTACGTCTCGTACGTGAGTGCGGCCACGCAGCCTCTTTCCTCGCCTGACGCTTCGCCACCTCAACATAGAGAG ATGTCAGTATGCGGCCTGGCAACATTGCACGAAGGGCAGGAGTTGTCAGGCGCGAGTGCGAACACGAGCTCGAGTACGAGCGCACGTCTCACTCACGACGCACTGCTCGCGACTCAGTCGCGGAGACTCCACTCGGACGTCGCACC TCACCGTCACAAGCGGTCAGTGTACAGCGCTCACGTGTCGTACGCGGGTTATACGCCGACGTCGCGTCAGGACTCAGAACGGGGCAGCCTTAGCAGCGGACGTACCGATAGTGATGCTGTCTCGCTTTCCGGCAGTAGCGT GGATGGTATGTCAGTGCGCGGCCCCAGAGATAGCCGGGAGTCGCGGCATCGGCAGCGCTTGTACGGAATGGACAGACAGGCCGTCATTAACAAGGAACAGGATACTGCAATg ATGATCCCCCGTACCCAACGAGTCCAGTCTGAACAATTACGAGTTCTGCCACCGGCTGAATTTGCTCCGCTTCTGATTGAGAAATTAGAAAGAGTGAGAAGAGATCGAGAAAACAAGGAGAGACTGGAACGGAGATTAGCTGAg GGTGAGGGTGACGAGACCTCATCTCAAGTGCTTCCACCACAGTTAGTTGCTGCTGCCATTCGGGAGAAGCTCCAGCCAGATGACGACAACGATCAGGATATTCTTG ATCAGCACGTATCCCGAGTATGGTCCGAGCGCACTCCGGGTGGATCTCCTCCTGGTGGAAGACGAGCGCGGAGACACAATCGACGAGCTCCTTCCTGTCTCTCTGCTGATTCGGGCCATTATGATGAACCGCCGCATCTTGCTACACGCAG atCGTTCTCGAAGAAAACGGTGACAGAGCTGACAGACAGTGGCGTGTCGGTGGTAAGCGAGGGTGGCGTGAGTGGGCTCAGTGCTGCCAGTGAGCCCCGGATCCTTCTCTGGATCGCTGAAGGGGAAAGGGGGGAACGGAGGGCAACTTCGGCTGATAGACATCGCCGGCAAACacg CGGCGGCGGCAGCAAGAGCAGCAGCACCAGTGGGGGCGTGGAGCAGACCGTGGTGGTGGCCCACTTCTTGGACGAGAGCGTGCCTTACCGCTTCAAAGTGCCCGCTTGCCCTCTCACACTCAAGACCTTCAAGGAGTATCTGCCGCGAAAGGGGAATTACAG ATATTTCTTCAAGACGGAGTGTGCGGATCTAGACAACACAGTGATTCAGGAAGAAGTCAGTTGTGACAATGAGACGCTGCCCATGTTCGAGGGGAAGGTCATGGCCCGCGTCAAAGCTATTGAGTAA
- the LOC125051143 gene encoding axin isoform X3 — MSHTPGGGHPQGWEHKLADRSSLPPAPGEEKTKSQSKHVFTQPHIPKTSAMWWREETEGSSGSSARSPASPPYVRWARALHFLLEDAEGVRLFRKFVCGAGGLHVDRLNFYFAVHGLRQETEPSKIRQVVSAIYKFLRKSQLTMPEALKSQVKQALKDGASIEKTIFDEMEQEVTRAITETTYQSFLRSEAYVSYVSAATQPLSSPDASPPQHREMSVCGLATLHEGQELSGASANTSSSTSARLTHDALLATQSRRLHSDVAPHRHKRSVYSAHVSYAGYTPTSRQDSERGSLSSGRTDSDAVSLSGSSVDGMSVRGPRDSRESRHRQRLYGMDRQAVINKEQDTAMMIPRTQRVQSEQLRVLPPAEFAPLLIEKLERVRRDRENKERLERRLAEGEGDETSSQVLPPQLVAAAIREKLQPDDDNDQDILDQHVSRVWSERTPGGSPPGGRRARRHNRRAPSCLSADSGHYDEPPHLATRRSFSKKTVTELTDSGVSVVSEGGVSGLSAASEPRILLWIAEGERGERRATSADRHRRQTRGGGSKSSSTSGGVEQTVVVAHFLDESVPYRFKVPACPLTLKTFKEYLPRKGNYRYFFKTECADLDNTVIQEEVSCDNETLPMFEGKVMARVKAIE; from the exons ATGAGCCATACTCCTGGAGGCGGCCACCCGCAAG GTTGGGAGCACAAGCTTGCAGACCGGTCGTCGCTGCCGCCAGCACCGGGGGAGGAGAAAACAAAATCTCAATCCAAACATGTGTTCACACAGCCCCATATCCCTAA AACGAGCGCTATGTGGTGGCGCGAAGAGACGGAAGGTTCGTCGGGCAGCAGCGCACGCTCGCCCGCCTCACCTCCCTATGTACGTTGGGCTAGAGCCCTGCATTTCCTGCTCGAG GATGCAGAGGGCGTGCGTCTGTTCCGTAAGTTCGTGTGCGGAGCCGGCGGATTGCACGTCGATCGGCTCAACTTTTACTTCGCCGTACACGGCTTGCGACAGGAGACCGAACCGTCCAAGATCCGGCAAGTCGTGTCGGCTATATACAA attccTGCGGAAGTCTCAGCTAACGATGCCGGAAGCGCTGAAGTCGCAGGTGAAGCAGGCGCTCAAAGATGGCGCATCCATCGAGAAGACTATCTTCGATGAAATGGAGCAAGAG GTGACGCGCGCCATAACTGAAACGACGTACCAATCGTTCCTCCGTTCGGAGGCTTACGTCTCGTACGTGAGTGCGGCCACGCAGCCTCTTTCCTCGCCTGACGCTTCGCCACCTCAACATAGAGAG ATGTCAGTATGCGGCCTGGCAACATTGCACGAAGGGCAGGAGTTGTCAGGCGCGAGTGCGAACACGAGCTCGAGTACGAGCGCACGTCTCACTCACGACGCACTGCTCGCGACTCAGTCGCGGAGACTCCACTCGGACGTCGCACC TCACCGTCACAAGCGGTCAGTGTACAGCGCTCACGTGTCGTACGCGGGTTATACGCCGACGTCGCGTCAGGACTCAGAACGGGGCAGCCTTAGCAGCGGACGTACCGATAGTGATGCTGTCTCGCTTTCCGGCAGTAGCGT GGATGGTATGTCAGTGCGCGGCCCCAGAGATAGCCGGGAGTCGCGGCATCGGCAGCGCTTGTACGGAATGGACAGACAGGCCGTCATTAACAAGGAACAGGATACTGCAATg ATGATCCCCCGTACCCAACGAGTCCAGTCTGAACAATTACGAGTTCTGCCACCGGCTGAATTTGCTCCGCTTCTGATTGAGAAATTAGAAAGAGTGAGAAGAGATCGAGAAAACAAGGAGAGACTGGAACGGAGATTAGCTGAg GGTGAGGGTGACGAGACCTCATCTCAAGTGCTTCCACCACAGTTAGTTGCTGCTGCCATTCGGGAGAAGCTCCAGCCAGATGACGACAACGATCAGGATATTCTTG ATCAGCACGTATCCCGAGTATGGTCCGAGCGCACTCCGGGTGGATCTCCTCCTGGTGGAAGACGAGCGCGGAGACACAATCGACGAGCTCCTTCCTGTCTCTCTGCTGATTCGGGCCATTATGATGAACCGCCGCATCTTGCTACACGCAG atCGTTCTCGAAGAAAACGGTGACAGAGCTGACAGACAGTGGCGTGTCGGTGGTAAGCGAGGGTGGCGTGAGTGGGCTCAGTGCTGCCAGTGAGCCCCGGATCCTTCTCTGGATCGCTGAAGGGGAAAGGGGGGAACGGAGGGCAACTTCGGCTGATAGACATCGCCGGCAAACacg CGGCGGCGGCAGCAAGAGCAGCAGCACCAGTGGGGGCGTGGAGCAGACCGTGGTGGTGGCCCACTTCTTGGACGAGAGCGTGCCTTACCGCTTCAAAGTGCCCGCTTGCCCTCTCACACTCAAGACCTTCAAGGAGTATCTGCCGCGAAAGGGGAATTACAG ATATTTCTTCAAGACGGAGTGTGCGGATCTAGACAACACAGTGATTCAGGAAGAAGTCAGTTGTGACAATGAGACGCTGCCCATGTTCGAGGGGAAGGTCATGGCCCGCGTCAAAGCTATTGAGTAA
- the LOC125051143 gene encoding axin isoform X4, whose protein sequence is MSMVVSRHAECGWEQGLCAMSHTPGGGHPQGWEHKLADRSSLPPAPGEEKTKSQSKHVFTQPHIPKTSAMWWREETEGSSGSSARSPASPPYVRWARALHFLLEDAEGVRLFRKFVCGAGGLHVDRLNFYFAVHGLRQETEPSKIRQVVSAIYKFLRKSQLTMPEALKSQVKQALKDGASIEKTIFDEMEQEVTRAITETTYQSFLRSEAYVSYVSAATQPLSSPDASPPQHREMSVCGLATLHEGQELSGASANTSSSTSARLTHDALLATQSRRLHSDVAPDGMSVRGPRDSRESRHRQRLYGMDRQAVINKEQDTAMMIPRTQRVQSEQLRVLPPAEFAPLLIEKLERVRRDRENKERLERRLAEGEGDETSSQVLPPQLVAAAIREKLQPDDDNDQDILDQHVSRVWSERTPGGSPPGGRRARRHNRRAPSCLSADSGHYDEPPHLATRRSFSKKTVTELTDSGVSVVSEGGVSGLSAASEPRILLWIAEGERGERRATSADRHRRQTRGGGSKSSSTSGGVEQTVVVAHFLDESVPYRFKVPACPLTLKTFKEYLPRKGNYRYFFKTECADLDNTVIQEEVSCDNETLPMFEGKVMARVKAIE, encoded by the exons ATGAGTATG GTGGTATCTCGCCATGCAGAGTGCGGGTGGGAGCAGGGCCTGTGCGCCATGAGCCATACTCCTGGAGGCGGCCACCCGCAAG GTTGGGAGCACAAGCTTGCAGACCGGTCGTCGCTGCCGCCAGCACCGGGGGAGGAGAAAACAAAATCTCAATCCAAACATGTGTTCACACAGCCCCATATCCCTAA AACGAGCGCTATGTGGTGGCGCGAAGAGACGGAAGGTTCGTCGGGCAGCAGCGCACGCTCGCCCGCCTCACCTCCCTATGTACGTTGGGCTAGAGCCCTGCATTTCCTGCTCGAG GATGCAGAGGGCGTGCGTCTGTTCCGTAAGTTCGTGTGCGGAGCCGGCGGATTGCACGTCGATCGGCTCAACTTTTACTTCGCCGTACACGGCTTGCGACAGGAGACCGAACCGTCCAAGATCCGGCAAGTCGTGTCGGCTATATACAA attccTGCGGAAGTCTCAGCTAACGATGCCGGAAGCGCTGAAGTCGCAGGTGAAGCAGGCGCTCAAAGATGGCGCATCCATCGAGAAGACTATCTTCGATGAAATGGAGCAAGAG GTGACGCGCGCCATAACTGAAACGACGTACCAATCGTTCCTCCGTTCGGAGGCTTACGTCTCGTACGTGAGTGCGGCCACGCAGCCTCTTTCCTCGCCTGACGCTTCGCCACCTCAACATAGAGAG ATGTCAGTATGCGGCCTGGCAACATTGCACGAAGGGCAGGAGTTGTCAGGCGCGAGTGCGAACACGAGCTCGAGTACGAGCGCACGTCTCACTCACGACGCACTGCTCGCGACTCAGTCGCGGAGACTCCACTCGGACGTCGCACC GGATGGTATGTCAGTGCGCGGCCCCAGAGATAGCCGGGAGTCGCGGCATCGGCAGCGCTTGTACGGAATGGACAGACAGGCCGTCATTAACAAGGAACAGGATACTGCAATg ATGATCCCCCGTACCCAACGAGTCCAGTCTGAACAATTACGAGTTCTGCCACCGGCTGAATTTGCTCCGCTTCTGATTGAGAAATTAGAAAGAGTGAGAAGAGATCGAGAAAACAAGGAGAGACTGGAACGGAGATTAGCTGAg GGTGAGGGTGACGAGACCTCATCTCAAGTGCTTCCACCACAGTTAGTTGCTGCTGCCATTCGGGAGAAGCTCCAGCCAGATGACGACAACGATCAGGATATTCTTG ATCAGCACGTATCCCGAGTATGGTCCGAGCGCACTCCGGGTGGATCTCCTCCTGGTGGAAGACGAGCGCGGAGACACAATCGACGAGCTCCTTCCTGTCTCTCTGCTGATTCGGGCCATTATGATGAACCGCCGCATCTTGCTACACGCAG atCGTTCTCGAAGAAAACGGTGACAGAGCTGACAGACAGTGGCGTGTCGGTGGTAAGCGAGGGTGGCGTGAGTGGGCTCAGTGCTGCCAGTGAGCCCCGGATCCTTCTCTGGATCGCTGAAGGGGAAAGGGGGGAACGGAGGGCAACTTCGGCTGATAGACATCGCCGGCAAACacg CGGCGGCGGCAGCAAGAGCAGCAGCACCAGTGGGGGCGTGGAGCAGACCGTGGTGGTGGCCCACTTCTTGGACGAGAGCGTGCCTTACCGCTTCAAAGTGCCCGCTTGCCCTCTCACACTCAAGACCTTCAAGGAGTATCTGCCGCGAAAGGGGAATTACAG ATATTTCTTCAAGACGGAGTGTGCGGATCTAGACAACACAGTGATTCAGGAAGAAGTCAGTTGTGACAATGAGACGCTGCCCATGTTCGAGGGGAAGGTCATGGCCCGCGTCAAAGCTATTGAGTAA
- the LOC125051143 gene encoding axin isoform X2, producing the protein MSMVVSRHAECGWEQGLCAMSHTPGGGHPQGWEHKLADRSSLPPAPGEEKTKSQSKHVFTQPHIPKTSAMWWREETEGSSGSSARSPASPPYVRWARALHFLLEDAEGVRLFRKFVCGAGGLHVDRLNFYFAVHGLRQETEPSKIRQVVSAIYKFLRKSQLTMPEALKSQVKQALKDGASIEKTIFDEMEQEVTRAITETTYQSFLRSEAYVSYVSAATQPLSSPDASPPQHREMSVCGLATLHEGQELSGASANTSSSTSARLTHDALLATQSRRLHSDVAPHRHKRSVYSAHVSYAGYTPTSRQDSERGSLSSGRTDSDAVSLSGSSVDGMSVRGPRDSRESRHRQRLYGMDRQAVINKEQDTAMMIPRTQRVQSEQLRVLPPAEFAPLLIEKLERVRRDRENKERLERRLAELVAAAIREKLQPDDDNDQDILDQHVSRVWSERTPGGSPPGGRRARRHNRRAPSCLSADSGHYDEPPHLATRRSFSKKTVTELTDSGVSVVSEGGVSGLSAASEPRILLWIAEGERGERRATSADRHRRQTRGGGSKSSSTSGGVEQTVVVAHFLDESVPYRFKVPACPLTLKTFKEYLPRKGNYRYFFKTECADLDNTVIQEEVSCDNETLPMFEGKVMARVKAIE; encoded by the exons ATGAGTATG GTGGTATCTCGCCATGCAGAGTGCGGGTGGGAGCAGGGCCTGTGCGCCATGAGCCATACTCCTGGAGGCGGCCACCCGCAAG GTTGGGAGCACAAGCTTGCAGACCGGTCGTCGCTGCCGCCAGCACCGGGGGAGGAGAAAACAAAATCTCAATCCAAACATGTGTTCACACAGCCCCATATCCCTAA AACGAGCGCTATGTGGTGGCGCGAAGAGACGGAAGGTTCGTCGGGCAGCAGCGCACGCTCGCCCGCCTCACCTCCCTATGTACGTTGGGCTAGAGCCCTGCATTTCCTGCTCGAG GATGCAGAGGGCGTGCGTCTGTTCCGTAAGTTCGTGTGCGGAGCCGGCGGATTGCACGTCGATCGGCTCAACTTTTACTTCGCCGTACACGGCTTGCGACAGGAGACCGAACCGTCCAAGATCCGGCAAGTCGTGTCGGCTATATACAA attccTGCGGAAGTCTCAGCTAACGATGCCGGAAGCGCTGAAGTCGCAGGTGAAGCAGGCGCTCAAAGATGGCGCATCCATCGAGAAGACTATCTTCGATGAAATGGAGCAAGAG GTGACGCGCGCCATAACTGAAACGACGTACCAATCGTTCCTCCGTTCGGAGGCTTACGTCTCGTACGTGAGTGCGGCCACGCAGCCTCTTTCCTCGCCTGACGCTTCGCCACCTCAACATAGAGAG ATGTCAGTATGCGGCCTGGCAACATTGCACGAAGGGCAGGAGTTGTCAGGCGCGAGTGCGAACACGAGCTCGAGTACGAGCGCACGTCTCACTCACGACGCACTGCTCGCGACTCAGTCGCGGAGACTCCACTCGGACGTCGCACC TCACCGTCACAAGCGGTCAGTGTACAGCGCTCACGTGTCGTACGCGGGTTATACGCCGACGTCGCGTCAGGACTCAGAACGGGGCAGCCTTAGCAGCGGACGTACCGATAGTGATGCTGTCTCGCTTTCCGGCAGTAGCGT GGATGGTATGTCAGTGCGCGGCCCCAGAGATAGCCGGGAGTCGCGGCATCGGCAGCGCTTGTACGGAATGGACAGACAGGCCGTCATTAACAAGGAACAGGATACTGCAATg ATGATCCCCCGTACCCAACGAGTCCAGTCTGAACAATTACGAGTTCTGCCACCGGCTGAATTTGCTCCGCTTCTGATTGAGAAATTAGAAAGAGTGAGAAGAGATCGAGAAAACAAGGAGAGACTGGAACGGAGATTAGCTGAg TTAGTTGCTGCTGCCATTCGGGAGAAGCTCCAGCCAGATGACGACAACGATCAGGATATTCTTG ATCAGCACGTATCCCGAGTATGGTCCGAGCGCACTCCGGGTGGATCTCCTCCTGGTGGAAGACGAGCGCGGAGACACAATCGACGAGCTCCTTCCTGTCTCTCTGCTGATTCGGGCCATTATGATGAACCGCCGCATCTTGCTACACGCAG atCGTTCTCGAAGAAAACGGTGACAGAGCTGACAGACAGTGGCGTGTCGGTGGTAAGCGAGGGTGGCGTGAGTGGGCTCAGTGCTGCCAGTGAGCCCCGGATCCTTCTCTGGATCGCTGAAGGGGAAAGGGGGGAACGGAGGGCAACTTCGGCTGATAGACATCGCCGGCAAACacg CGGCGGCGGCAGCAAGAGCAGCAGCACCAGTGGGGGCGTGGAGCAGACCGTGGTGGTGGCCCACTTCTTGGACGAGAGCGTGCCTTACCGCTTCAAAGTGCCCGCTTGCCCTCTCACACTCAAGACCTTCAAGGAGTATCTGCCGCGAAAGGGGAATTACAG ATATTTCTTCAAGACGGAGTGTGCGGATCTAGACAACACAGTGATTCAGGAAGAAGTCAGTTGTGACAATGAGACGCTGCCCATGTTCGAGGGGAAGGTCATGGCCCGCGTCAAAGCTATTGAGTAA